In the Scyliorhinus torazame isolate Kashiwa2021f chromosome 22, sScyTor2.1, whole genome shotgun sequence genome, one interval contains:
- the LOC140399149 gene encoding probable G-protein coupled receptor 21 translates to MTSVWSVQNRSMNSSWEGNNTSRPFCLLGFSYYETVNICLLEVIIIVFLTVLIISGNLIVILVFHCAPLLNHHTTSYFIQTMAYADLFVGISCLVPSLSLLHYPTGSHESLTCKCFGYIVSVLKSISMTSLACISVDRYIAITKPLSYSQLVTPWRLRVCIIIIWLYSCIVFLPSFFGWGKPGYHGDIFEWCANSWETNVYFAGFIVVLLYAPAAFVVCFTYFNIFRICQHHTKEISERRARFNTPEEASTENPPNSEKHYAMVLFRITSVFYILWLPYIIYFLLESSHIYDSPEISFLTTWLAISNSFCNCVIYSLSNSAFRKGLKRLSGAACASCIWYVESKNPSVPGSKRSSNGCIT, encoded by the coding sequence ATGACATCTGTTTGGAGTGTGCAAAACCGAAGTATGAACTCTTCCTGGGAAGGAAACAATACTAGCCGACCATTCTGTCTTTTGGGATTCAGTTACTACGAAACAGTTAACATTTGTCTTCTGGAAGTAATCATCATTGTTTTTCTCACTGTGTTAATAATTTCAGGTAACCTTATTGTTATATTGGTATTTCATTGTGCACCTCTTTTGAATCATCATACTACGAGTTATTTCATTCAGACCATGGCGTACGCTGATCTTTTTGTTGGAATCAGTTGCTTGGTTCCTTCTTTGTCCCTTCTGCACTATCCGACAGGTTCTCACGAATCTTTAACGTGCAAATGTTTTGGATATATTGTGTCCGTCTTGAAAAGCATCTCGATGACCTCTCTGGCCTGCATCAGCGTCGATCGATACATTGCAATTACCAAACCACTATCTTACAGTCAGCTGGTCACACCATGGAGGTTGCGTGTTTGCATTATAATAATCTGGCTGTACTCTTGCATTGTATTCCTGCCTTCTTTTTTTGGCTGGGGGAAGCCAGGCTATCATGGAGACATTTTTGAATGGTGTGCTAATTCCTGGGAAACAAACGTTTACTTTGCAGGATTTATTGTGGTTTTACTGTATGCTCCTGCTGCTTTTGTAGTCTGTTTTACCTATTTCAACATATTCAGAATATGCCAACACCACACTAAGGAAATCAGTGAAAGACGTGCTCGGTTTAATACACCAGAAGAAGCATCAACAGAAAATCCACCTAATTCTGAGAAACATTATGCTATGGTTCTGTTTCGAATTACCAGCGTATTTTACATCCTTTGGCTTCCATACATCATTTATTTCCTTCTTGAAAGCTCTCACATTTATGATAGTCCAGAAATATCCTTTCTGACCACCTGGCTTGCCATTAGCAATAGCTTCTGTAACTGTGTTATTTACAGCCTCTCCAACAGCGCCTTTCGTAAGGGCCTCAAACGTCTCTCAGGTGCTGCCTGTGCTTCGTGTATCTGGTATGTGGAAAGCAAAAACCCTTCAGTACCTGGAAGTAAAAGATCTTCCAATGGCTGCATTACTTGA